One Plasmodium berghei ANKA genome assembly, chromosome: 13 genomic region harbors:
- a CDS encoding meiotic nuclear division protein 1, putative, producing MKKKGKSNEDKKLILYDIMLESESFFILKELEALAPKKGIRSIFVKDLIQQLIDDNKIKSEKVGSQNVFWILKTEESSILQNKYQELKDKKEEYEEMAKAEKETYAELESSLSLKNDKLKDTLKEVKNVLDRIDIKKSELDKLKKTDIRQIEKMKIQSNFATESIERWNNNIFLLKQWIQDRTKNSGDTVDRLLGIKDIFDNWN from the exons atgaaaaaaaaagggaaaagTAATGAggacaaaaaattaattttatatgatattATGCTTGAAAGTgaatctttttttattttaaaggAATTGGAAGCCTTAGCGCCAAAAAAGGGAATTCGATCAATCTTTGTTAAAg ACTTAATTCAGCAATTGATTGATGacaacaaaataaaatctgAGAAAGTTGGGTCACAAAATGTTTTTTG GATTCTAAAAACTGAAGAATCTTCTATtctacaaaataaataccaAGAATTGAa aGATAAAAAAGAGGAATATGAAGAGATGGCAAAAGCGGAAAAGGAGACCTATGCTGAATTAGAGAGTTCATtatctttaaaaaat GACAAACTAAAGGATACATTGAAAGAagttaaaaatgtattggATAGAAtagatattaaaaaaagtgaacttgataaattaaaaaaaaccGATATAAGACAAATagagaaaatgaaaatccAAAGCAATTTTGCTACAGAATCTATAGAAAG atggaataataatattttcttattgAAACAATGGATACAAGATCGAACTAAAAATTCAGGAGATACTGTTGACAGATTATTGGGAat aaAAGACATATTTGACAATTGGAATTAA
- a CDS encoding splicing factor 3B subunit 2, putative, translating into MAVSDLIDIKKFKELRRSDPIKAKNLMKKIKKKNAKKIKQEKKDNVSNKVHETKNDTTASKHEAYAEYVEEEIDEGMMENFEDVYKRFKVVKENEGENEHPVEEDKKIIMDEFDTDNEDEEEEKEMKNNEFISKKALKLLKRPSIMKLKEFATKPELVDIWDTTANDPYFCVWLKCLKNSVPVPQQWCQKRKYMHGKRGIEKLPYVLPPYIEDTKISEIRQAIKEKEQQKSLKQKMRDRVRPKLHTMDIDYQTLHDAFFKYATKPKLVKFADVYYEGKEFELKTKKFRPGVISERLRKALNIQPNDPLPWLVNMQKYGLPPSFPYLNIPSLNELTKDMNTRDINKTGQNTMFNANNPNQENAGLASSGVGDGTTSDFTSNQNRQGTNLKTRYETVDESGNIIYGNFISQRTNGTSNNKYADEFLWGEISEHFESSEEEEEENDNEKGSKDGEILNSDDDEKKSRNIEYKDKNNIMDYPENINLSDNLNDDLLKNNYAQGTYSVGANSKLTGSYTPYMENGLTSVDLTSFVPGYETPKYGYNNNYINPQYFKPYTVLQREEVPISQNNLFSSNAKYKINPPIQHISNTPNISEAGISTPFTNIGIATPHIKNEIGKGLNANTNNSTIDDIRKELSKCEETSNKIKLVSAQVDNPKKTTKDDKQKKKKRFFKF; encoded by the exons ATGGCTGTGTCAGACTTAATAGATATCAAGAAATTTAAGGAGCTTAGGAGAAGCGATCCTATAAAAGCCAAGAAtcttatgaaaaaaata aaaaagaaaaatgcAAAGAAGATAaaacaagaaaaaaagGATAACGTATCAAACAAGGTCCatgaaacaaaaaatgatacaACTGCCTCTAAGCATGAAGCATATGCTGAATATGTAGAAGAAG AAATCGATGAAGGAATGATGGAAAATTTTGAAGACGTATATAAAAGGTTTAAAGTTgttaaagaaaatgaaggAGAAAATGAGCACCCAGTAGAAgaggataaaaaaattattatggaCGAATTTGATACAGATAATGAAgatgaagaagaagaaaaagaaatgaaaaataatgaatttatttctaaaaaagcattaaaattattaaaaagaccatcaataatgaaattaaaagaatttGCAACAAAACCAGAACTTGTAGATATATGGGATACAACAGCTAATGATCCATATTTTTGTGTTTGGCTAAAATGCTTAAAAAATTCTGTTCCAGTACCCCAACAATGGTGtcaaaaaagaaaatacatGCATGGGAAAAGGGGAATTGAAAAGTTACCATATGTTTTACCACCATATATTGAAGACACGAAAATAAGTGAAATAAGACAAGctataaaagaaaaagaacaACAAAAATCTTTGAAGCAAAAAATGCGTGATAGAGTTAGACCAAAATTGCATACCATGGATATAGATTACCAAACACTCCATgatgcattttttaaatatgcaACAAAACCAAAGTTAGTAAAATTTGCGGATGTATATTATGAAGGAAAAGAATTTGAactaaaaacaaaaaaatttagacCAGGAGTAATATCTGAAAGATTAAGAAAAGCTTTAAATATTCAGCCTAATGATCCATTACCTTGGCTAGTTaatatgcaaaaatatGGCTTACCTCCATCATTCccatatttaaatattccaAGTCTAAATGAGTTAACCAAAGATATGAATACAAGGGACATTAACAAAACTGGTCAGAATACAATGTTTAATGCTAATAATCCCAATCAAGAAAATGCTGGATTGGCTTCTTCAGGTGTTGGTGATGGCACTACTTCTGATTTTACTTCTAATCAAAATAGACAAGGCActaatttaaaaacaagATATGAAACTGTTGATGAATCtggaaatattatttatggcAATTTTATATCGCAGAGAACCAATGGCAcaagtaataataaatatgcagATGAATTTTTATGGGGTGAAATTTCTGAACATTTCGAAAGTTCTGAAGAggaagaagaagaaaatgacAATGAGAAAGGAAGTAAAGATGgtgaaatattaaattcaGATGATGATGAAAAGAAAAGCCGAAATATTGAATATAaggataaaaataatataatggATTATCCTgagaatataaatttaagtGATAACTTAAATGAcgatttattaaaaaataattatgctCAAGGTACTTATAGTGTAGGGGCAAACTCGAAATTAACTGGTTCGTATACTCCATACATGGAAAATGGTTTAACATCGGTAGATTTAACTTCATTTGTACCAGGATATGAAACACCCAAATAtggatataataataattatataaatccACAATATTTTAAACCATATACAGTTTTACAAAGAGAAGAAGTACCTATAtctcaaaataatttgttttcgTCAAATGCCaagtataaaattaatCCGCCAATACAACATATTAGTAACACTCCAAATATATCCGAAGCAGGAATATCAACTccttttacaaatataggCATAGCTACCccacatataaaaaatgaaataggAAAGGGATTGAATGCTAACACAAATAATTCCACTATTGATGATATTAGAAAGGAATTAAGCAAATGTGAAGAAacatcaaataaaattaaactTGTGTCAGCGCAAGTTGATAACCCGAAAAAAACTACAAAGGAtgataaacaaaaaaaaaaaaaacgattCTTCAAATTTTGA
- a CDS encoding valine--tRNA ligase, putative codes for MYKRGVLNGLTYQCNNKSGCKKINNNIRRNIGNNRFNIMEKKSVIKGNLEHMKDAYDPKEVELKWYKFWEENGYFKPKKELIENKDNAKKFVIVLPPPNVTGTLHIGHTLTVAIQDSLVRYKRMKNYLTLYIPGTDHAGIATQTVVEKMLYKKEKKIRHDYGREEFVKKIYEWKDIHGNKINNQIKSIGASVDWSREYFTMNEKLSMAVKEAFVRFHEAGLIYRDNRLVAWCPHLKTALSDIEVNNEEIKKPTKVKIPSFNHLVEVGVLYKFFYPVKNSEEKIEIATTRIETMLGDVAVAVHPNDKRYKHLIGKELVHPFITDRKIIVISDDYVDMEYGTGAVKITPAHDKNDYEMMKRHKLNYINIYTLDGHINKNGGPLFEGLHRFECRFKIQEKLKKLNLLSDKIPNPMTLPLCSRTNDIIEYMLIPQWYLNCSDLAKESIDYVKKKELVILPSLHVNTWFYWLENVRDWCISRQLWWGHRIPAYKIITKNNTKKEDKINGNDNDPCEQEDEKWVVGRTYEECLEKAKKLVDRNTEFELVQDEDVLDTWFSSSLVPFSSLGWPEKTKDLDLFFPNTILETGQDILFFWVARMVMVSIHLMKKLPFNAIYLHAMIRDSKGEKMSKSKGNVVDPLDIINGISLEDLHKKLYEGNLPEKEIKRAIELQKKEFPKGIPECGTDALRFGLLTYLKQGRNVNLDINRIVGYRHFCNKLWNAIKFFLKTIPSNYDDSNILLKNPEYAHSFNWEDKWILHRLNIYIKSANENFENYNFSEVSFASYNFWLYDLCDIYLELIKGRLNTYLEESTQQKVESDKRQDEMVQNQTCDEKDGKNCSCSKNSNISSGYAANKTLHICIDYGLKLLHPISPFITEELYQKIADKESKFDSISIASYPEFIEAWVNEEINAEMNVFMNIVKQFRSFISNLDIPPKTKLNCFISAKSSKDKEFLEKVKNKIQVLAKLNSLEIVNYNFQDLSDELKIQIKKCLKDIISDKFIIYVQSTEEYLKPLLANMINKNKKLQNSLDSYLKKIKDPNYEQKVPEEVRNMYTEKVDQLNSQIASVSNIIEEINECLKNA; via the coding sequence ATGTATAAAAGAGGAGTATTAAACGGTTTAACTTATCAATGTAACAATAAATCAggttgtaaaaaaataaataataatatacgAAGAAACATAGGAAATAATAGGTTCAAtataatggaaaaaaaaagtgttATCAAGGGGAATTTGGAGCATATGAAAGATGCCTATGATCCTAAGGAAGTCGAACTAAAATGGTACAAATTTTGGGAAGAAAATGGCTACTTTAAACCTAAAAAAGAGTTgatagaaaataaagataatgCAAAAAAGTTTGTTATTGTATTACCGCCCCCTAATGTTACGGGAACATTACATATTGGGCATACATTGACAGTAGCTATTCAAGATTCGTTAGTTAGATATAAAAGAATGAAAAACTATttaacattatatataccaGGAACAGACCACGCAGGTATAGCAACACAGACTGTTGttgaaaaaatgttatataaaaaagagaaaaaaataagacaTGATTATGGAAGGGAGGAATTtgtaaagaaaatatatgaatggAAAGATATAcatggaaataaaattaataaccaaataaaaagtatagGGGCATCAGTTGATTGGTCAAGAGAATATTTTACTATGAATGAAAAGTTATCTATGGCAGTTAAAGAGGCATTTGTACGATTTCATGAAGCTGGATTAATTTATAGAGATAACAGATTAGTAGCATGGTGCCCACACTTAAAAACTGCATTATCAGATATCGAAgtaaataatgaagaaattaAGAAACCAACAAAAGTAAAAATTCCATCTTTTAATCATTTAGTTGAAGTTGgtgttttatataaatttttttatccagtaaaaaatagtgaagaaaaaattgaaatcGCAACAACTCGTATTGAAACCATGTTAGGTGATGTAGCTGTAGCTGTACACCCGAATGACAAAAGATATAAACATCTAATAGGAAAAGAATTAGTACATCCATTTATTACAgatagaaaaataatagtcaTTTCTGATGATTATGTAGATATGGAATATGGTACTGGTGCTGTCAAAATTACACCAGCtcatgataaaaatgattatgaaatgatgaaaaggcataaattaaattatattaatatatatacattagatggacatattaataaaaatggtgGACCTTTATTTGAAGGTTTACATAGATTTGAATGTAGATTTAAAATccaagaaaaattaaaaaaattaaatttattgtCTGATAAAATACCAAATCCTATGACATTACCATTATGTTCACGAACAAATGATATAATTGAATATATGCTTATTCCACAATGGTATTTAAATTGTTCAGATTTAGCTAAAGAATCCATTGattatgttaaaaaaaaagagctTGTAATTCTTCCTTCATTACATGTTAATACATGGTTTTATTGGCTTGAAAATGTTCGAGATTGGTGCATTTCTAGGCAATTATGGTGGGGCCATCGTATACCTgcttataaaataataactaaaaataatacgAAAAAGgaagataaaataaatggtaATGATAATGATCCATGTGAACAAGAAGATGAAAAATGGGTTGTTGGACGAACTTATGAAGAATGCTTAgaaaaagcaaaaaaattagttGATAGAAATACAGAATTTGAATTAGTACAAGATGAAGATGTATTAGATACATGGTTTTCATCGTCTTTAGTCCCATTTAGTTCTTTAGGATGGCcagaaaaaacaaaagatctagatttatttttccctAATACAATTTTAGAGACTGGACAAgatatactatttttttgggTAGCAAGAATGGTTATGGTTTCTATACAtctaatgaaaaaattgcCATTCAATGCAATTTATTTACATGCTATGATTAGAGATTCTAAAGGCGAAAAAATGAGTAAAAGTAAAGGAAATGTTGTCGACCCATTAGATATTATTAATGGTATAAGTTTAGAAGActtacataaaaaattatatgaaggAAATTTACCcgaaaaagaaattaaaagaGCTATAGAATTACAGAAAAAAGAATTTCCAAAGGGAATACCAGAATGTGGAACAGATGCATTACGTTTTGGTTTGTTAACTTATTTAAAACAGGGTAGAAATGTAAATCTCGATATTAATCGAATTGTTGGCTATAGacatttttgtaataaattatggaatgcaattaaattttttctaaaaacaATACCAAGTAATTATGATGATTCTAACATTTTGCTAAAAAATCCAGAATATGCTCATTCATTTAATTGGGAAGATAAATGGATATTGCACCgattaaacatatatattaaaagtgcaaatgaaaattttgaaaattataacttTTCAGAGGTTTCTTTTGCTTCATACAATTTCTGGTTATACGATTTATGTGATATATATCTCGAATTAATCAAAGGAAGActtaatacatatttagaAGAATCTACACAACAAAAAGTAGAAAGTGACAAGAGACAAGATGAAATGGTGCAAAATCAAACTTGTGATGAAAAGGatggaaaaaattgttCATGTTCCAAAAACAGTAATATATCTAGTGGATATGCTGCTAACAAAACTCttcatatatgtattgATTATGGGCTCAAACTATTGCACCCAATTTCTCCTTTTATTACAGAAGAActatatcaaaaaattgCAGACAAAGAATCCAAATTTGATTCTATTTCTATAGCTAGCTATCCAGAATTTATAGAAGCATGGGttaatgaagaaataaatgcaGAAATGAATgtatttatgaatattgTTAAGCAATTTAGATCTTTTATATCAAATCTTGATATACCACCAAAAACTAAGctaaattgttttatttctgCAAAAAGTAGTAAAGATAAAgaatttttagaaaaagtaaaaaataaaatacaagtATTAGCAAAATTAAATTCCTTAGAAATtgttaattataattttcaagATTTATCtgatgaattaaaaatccaaataaaaaaatgtctaaaagatattatttctgataaatttattatatatgtccAATCTACTGAAGAATATCTAAAACCTTTATTAGCCAAcatgataaataaaaataaaaaattacaaaattcTTTAGattcatatttaaaaaaaataaaagatcCAAATTATGAGCAAAAGGTGCCTGAAGAAGTTAGGAATATGTACACCGAAAAAGTTGATCAACTAAATTCACAAATAGCATCTGTCTCAAATATTattgaagaaataaatgaatgtTTAAAGAATGCTTAA
- a CDS encoding thioredoxin-like protein yields MKKHDDKIYQEIQNEEEYKQLFNEKNDILYIIDVYTKWCGPCLITFEIINKIYKHNYVFCENVKIFSVCAQTVASLKNYDNNSMPFYIILKNGEIIQQVQGCNTPYIFSLINEHLANKKLN; encoded by the coding sequence atgaaaaaacaCGATGACAAAATTTACCAAGAAATTcaaaatgaagaagaatataaacagctttttaatgaaaaaaatgatattcTATATATCATTGATGTATATACTAAGTGGTGTGGACCATGTCTTATTACttttgaaataataaataaaatttataagcacaattatgttttttgtgaaaatgtaaaaatattttcagtGTGCGCACAAACTGTTGcatcattaaaaaattatgataataattcaatgcctttttatattatattaaaaaatggagaAATAATACAGCAAGTACAGGGATGCAACACACCATACATTTTCTCTCTCATTAACGAACATTTGGCTAATAAAAAGTTGAATTAG
- a CDS encoding GTP-binding protein, putative, giving the protein MKRAFFCLLFVVINSLTVYCDNNSENNGQNGEDVNKIDYDSYEDDIDENNFEVPIDCEGGECLNSMDNINKIIDEKKNKIRRRKKRGKPIQIVKPNVNHTELIIIEENLAILKKISKPIAIVSVLGDMHTGKSFLLNLINEQLVDDINKRDKTIENGFKVGNDITASTYGIWIWSEPIIITVQKLKEMYEYIDNNFTSFVKSYEYEKDEYNEEIIDLLNLYKSDNWISKVHDLNLNDTDEVNLILMDTQGLNSPNVNKRYDEILYALTNLISTDIIFLTMKMINNKDLEFIENITKDANLFMLRAYTRSNGSTFSIKKTKFDKILDNMNNIESNSLILESIASKNLMWVVHDFSQRLDVRKGKLWLDILLNSDRRDLDIKYWRKIISNKSKDKYDAYTTKQKKIAYLTYTKDGNKEPTNEMSTNYKLGVLYKNIDCVLLRHMYNNKDLDFTNVNLNDLNDEYKNDIMVLRYKIYLRAMMHPKKMYSNVQMNNIINKIIKEKKGKSEIKENNSSTINNNMDDEVNDISETHSRYMSGDDIYDFITFLVKSANQNLFTNVNQFFKQFKINRAEISRNDLIFLYKKYLLQFMENDDVEFISYMNDDSDEFIKSLESKLNGNEKDGNNKSQNDSSFNEDFMDEEEEREVHQKKDVYKQLPPLINEITKYEELIREQILNIWYKYTESDFHDEEEKELIKDIESNLYERLDLIKNEMIALGETNIKKFCKIACEDALQIVVEDIKMKSDQYPIKQKELTVFFESVSYNLLKYLEKKLSKNSEKLDLIYYKDEICTPLINSTFQEFYYLKKKNITLNENKLKSYFGNAVSKGKEVFETLAESTDNITEYFKNKNVFYTVLDKWNAEAINVYMATLSDFSKEEKEIGDEYLVILDNSIKELKQKALEKWNNHCKDKTNALYNMHKNNLKNNFLENFNFPLDELVLQDIFLSLKNQEELKYMEIYCANEESWISEYKNFLELTDDVFKFIKDENLKAIQITCQQPLDDLKNSIKGEIHKYYLWRSLKITLFNRALVVLSNNIENIYLKNQRENKIQSSIEENFTLKNPQYRKISKELMSKVINRWLNNDIYNIYYPIIRKQLIHKIICYLGIIILLFISSLILYFKKFHASFLFLITISLFMIFGYAQISLYMKKFFRHIVFYMYEGIANVFGTEGAIIFTVLLISTTAIYLYNYHIVKFKNKVAKNTKKLLQSQNIMNLSGLGGFKDMSASNPKMRIFKPNVIKFDDYDKDSKYHSSNIPHEFKLNNDTSQFMDLKERGNRGNKMDDYTSYNNPSKFHRRSFLG; this is encoded by the coding sequence atgaaaagagCATTTTTTTGCCTATTGTTCGTAGTTATAAATTCATTAACAGTTTACtgtgataataatagtgaGAATAATGGACAAAATGGGGAGgatgtaaataaaattgattaTGATTCATATGAAGATGATATTGACGAAAATAATTTCGAAGTTCCCATTGATTGTGAAGGGGGAGAGTGTTTGAATTCGATggataatataaacaaaattattgatgagaaaaaaaataaaatacgaAGACGAAAAAAACGAGGAAAACCAATACAAATAGTGAAGCCAAATGTAAATCACACagaattaattataatagaagaaaatttagcaattttgaaaaaaataagcaaaCCAATTGCAATTGTGTCCGTTTTAGGAGATATGCACACAGGAAAATCATTTTTACTTAACTTAATAAATGAGCAACTAGTTGatgatattaataaaagagACAAAACTATTGAAAATGGTTTTAAAGTTGGAAATGATATAACTGCTAGTACATATGGTATATGGATATGGTCTGAACCAATTATAATAACAgtacaaaaattaaaagagatgtatgaatatatagataataattttacgTCTTTTGTTAAAAGCTatgaatatgaaaaagacgaatataatgaagaaataatagatttattaaatttatataaatctGATAATTGGATTTCAAAAGTACATGAtctaaatttaaatgatacCGACGAAGTTAATCTTATTTTAATGGACACACAAGGTTTGAACAGCCCTAATGTAAATAAACGGTatgatgaaatattatatgcttTAACAAATTTGATATCTActgatataatatttttaacaatgaaaatgataaataataaagatttagaatttattgaaaatataacaaaagaTGCAAACTTATTTATGTTAAGAGCTTATACAAGATCTAATGGTTCTACATtttcaattaaaaaaacaaaatttgataaaatattagacaatatgaataatatagaaagcaattcattaatattagaAAGTATAGCTTCTAAAAATTTGATGTGGGTAGTGCATGATTTTAGTCAACGTTTAGATGTAAGAAAAGGAAAGTTATGGCtagatatattattaaattcaGATAGAAGAGATTTAGATATTAAATATTggagaaaaattatatctaATAAAAGTAAAGATAAATATGATGCCTATACAAcaaagcaaaaaaaaattgcatACTTAACATACACAAAAGATGGAAATAAGGAGCCAACTAATGAAATGTCTactaattataaattaggagtattatataaaaatattgattGTGTTTTGTTAAgacatatgtataataataaagatcTTGATTTTACAAATGTAAATTTGAATGATTTAAatgatgaatataaaaatgacaTTATGGTGCTACGATATAAGATATATTTAAGAGCAATGATGCATcctaaaaaaatgtattctAATGTTCAgatgaataatattatcaataaaattataaaggaaaaaaaaggtAAAAGTGAGataaaggaaaataatagcTCTACtatcaataataatatggatGATGAAGTAAATGATATATCAGAAACTCATAGCAGATATATGTCAGGAgatgatatatatgattttattacatttttagtTAAATCCGCAaatcaaaatttatttactaaTGTGAaccaattttttaaacagTTTAAAATTAACAGAGCTGAGATAAGCAGAAatgatttaatatttttatataaaaaatatttattacaatttATGGAAAATGATGATGTCGAATTTATTAGTTACATGAATGATGATAGTGATGAGTTTATAAAAAGTTTAGAATCAAAGTTAAATGGCAATGAAAAAGATGGGAACAATAAATCTCAAAATGATTCATCATTTAATGAAGATTTTATGgatgaagaagaagaaaGAGAAGTAcatcaaaaaaaagatgTTTATAAACAACTACCACCTTtaattaatgaaataacTAAATACGAAGAATTAATTAGAGAgcaaatattaaatatatggtATAAGTATACTGAAAGTGACTTTCATGATGAAGAAGAAAAGGAATTGATAAAAGATATAGAATctaatttatatgaaagATTAGacttaattaaaaatgaaatgatCGCATTGGGAGAAACAAACATTAAAAAGTTTTGTAAAATTGCTTGCGAAGATGCTTTACAAATAGTTGTagaagatataaaaatgaaaagtGACCAATATCCAATTAAGCAAAAAGAATTAactgttttttttgaatcAGTTAGCTATAATTTGCttaaatatttagaaaaaaaactttCTAAAAATTCTGAAAAATTAGatcttatatattataaagatGAAATATGTACTCCATTAATTAATAGCACATTCCaagaattttattatttaaaaaagaaaaatataacattaaatgaaaataaattaaaatcatATTTTGGAAATGCTGTATCAAAAGGAAAGGAAGTTTTTGAAACTTTAGCAGAAAGTACTGATAACATCACGGagtattttaaaaataaaaatgtgtttTACACAGTTTTAGATAAATGGAATGCAGAAGCTATAAATGTATACATGGCTACTTTAAGTGATTTTtcaaaagaagaaaaagaaattggCGATGAATATTTAGTCATTTTAGATAATAGCataaaagaattaaaacaaaaagcTTTAGAAAAATGGAATAACCATTGTAAAGACAAAACAAATgctttatataatatgcataaaaataatttaaaaaataatttccttgaaaattttaatttccCATTAGATGAATTAGTATTAcaagatatatttttaagtttaaaaaatcaagAAGAATTGAAATACatggaaatatattgtGCTAATGAAGAATCATGGATTTCCgaatataaaaactttTTAGAATTAACTGATGatgtatttaaatttattaaggatgaaaatttaaaagcAATACAAATAACTTGCCAGCAGCCTTTAGacgatttaaaaaattcaataaaaggagaaatacataaatattatttatggagatcattaaaaattacattatttaataGAGCACTTGTTGTACtttctaataatatagaaaatatttatttaaaaaatcaaagagaaaataaaatacaatcttcaattgaagaaaattttactttaaaaaatccacaatatagaaaaatcTCAAAAGAATTAATGAGTAAAGTTATTAATAGATGgttaaataatgatatatataatatatattatccaATTATAAGAAAGCaattaatacataaaattatttgctATCTTggtataattatattattatttatatcatcattaattttatattttaaaaaattccaTGCAAGCTTCTTATTCTTAATAacaatttctttatttatgatattTGGATATGCACAaatatctttatatatgaagAAATTTTTTAGGCACattgtattttatatgtatgaaGGTATAGCTAACGTTTTTGGAACAGAAGGGGCTATAATTTTTActgttttattaatttctaCTACTgcaatttatttatacaattatCATATTGTTaagtttaaaaataaagttgcaaaaaatacaaaaaaactTTTACAATCACAGAATATTATGAACTTGTCTGGTCTTGGAGGCTTTAAAGATATGAGCGCCTCTAATCCTAAAATGAGAATATTCAAACCAAATGTTATTAAATTTGACGACTATGACAAAGATAGTAAATACCATTCATCGAATATCCCTCAcgaatttaaattaaataatgatacCTCTCAGTTTATGGATCTTAAAGAAAGAGGAAATCGAGGAAACAAAATGGATGATTATACATCTTACAATAACCCAAGCAAATTTCATAGAAGATCATTCTTGGGTTAA